A genomic region of Anaerolineales bacterium contains the following coding sequences:
- a CDS encoding S1 RNA-binding domain-containing protein: MNQNELSHSGEQAGAEAQPTGLTMEELLNQSELNLELPRPGEMRAGIVASTANNEILVSIGAKSEGIISSREVEAMTPEEREQIQVGQEIQVYVVNTDMTGGMMQLSYTRSKEDDDWGMAEELMKSKETYTGAIDGFNKGGLIVRVGRLRGFVPASQISQSRRLRYKGDTPELRWEEMKGEPLSARVIEVDRERRRLILSERAANQETREAMKERLLGEIAIGETRKGHVTSLADFGAFVNINGADGLVHLSELSWERVDHPSKLLKVGDEVEVKVISIDQDRKRIGLSMRQLQRDPWEEQITKYHVGQLVEGTVTRLVKFGAFARLDEHVEGLIHISELGEGHVEHPKEAVHEGDKLVVRIIKIEPDKRRIGLSLSKVDSAQFSDMDYAAAMAELDESDE; this comes from the coding sequence ATGAATCAAAACGAACTCTCCCATTCGGGGGAGCAAGCCGGCGCTGAGGCGCAGCCTACCGGCTTGACCATGGAAGAACTGCTCAATCAGAGTGAATTGAATCTGGAGCTGCCTCGCCCGGGCGAAATGCGCGCCGGGATCGTAGCCAGCACAGCCAACAACGAAATTCTGGTGAGCATTGGCGCCAAGTCTGAAGGCATTATCTCGTCTCGCGAAGTCGAAGCGATGACTCCCGAAGAGCGAGAACAAATTCAGGTCGGCCAGGAGATCCAGGTCTACGTCGTCAACACGGATATGACTGGCGGCATGATGCAGCTCTCCTACACGCGCTCCAAAGAAGATGATGATTGGGGCATGGCCGAAGAGTTGATGAAATCCAAGGAAACCTATACCGGCGCCATTGACGGCTTCAACAAGGGTGGCCTGATCGTGCGCGTCGGCCGCCTACGCGGCTTCGTGCCCGCTTCGCAGATCAGCCAGTCACGCCGCCTGCGCTACAAGGGTGATACGCCCGAGCTGCGCTGGGAAGAAATGAAGGGCGAGCCGCTGAGTGCCCGCGTGATCGAAGTGGACCGTGAGCGCCGCCGCCTGATCCTGAGCGAGCGCGCCGCCAACCAGGAAACCCGCGAAGCCATGAAAGAACGCCTGCTGGGCGAGATTGCCATTGGCGAGACCCGCAAGGGCCACGTCACCAGCCTGGCGGATTTCGGTGCCTTCGTCAACATCAACGGCGCCGATGGCCTCGTGCACCTCTCCGAGCTCTCTTGGGAGCGCGTAGACCACCCCAGCAAGTTGCTCAAAGTGGGCGACGAAGTTGAGGTCAAGGTCATCAGCATTGACCAGGATCGCAAGCGTATCGGCCTCTCCATGCGCCAGTTGCAGCGCGATCCGTGGGAAGAGCAGATCACCAAGTACCACGTCGGCCAGTTGGTCGAAGGTACCGTCACGCGCCTGGTCAAGTTCGGCGCCTTTGCCCGCTTGGATGAGCACGTAGAAGGCCTGATCCACATCTCCGAGCTTGGCGAAGGCCATGTGGAGCACCCCAAAGAAGCCGTGCACGAAGGCGACAAGCTGGTGGTGCGCATCATCAAGATCGAGCCCGACAAACGCCGCATCGGTCTCTCGCTCAGCAAGGTCGACTCGGCCCAGTTCAGTGATATGGACTATGCCGCGGCGATGGCCGAGCTTGACGAGAGCGACGAGTAG
- a CDS encoding ATP-binding protein, protein MPRAAFPFTAIVGQERMKRALILNAVDQRIGGVLIRGERGTAKSTASRAMAALLPEIEVFAESPFNDDPQAPDTWSDWVRERQAAGQPLTVTRRKVGFVDLPVSATEDRVVGTLDIEKAIQKGERHFEPGVLAAANRGLLYIDEVNLLDDHVVDLLLDSAAMGVNIVEREGISFSHPARFILIGTMNPEEGDLRPQLLDRFAFSVDIGSIREARQRVQIMERNLKFELDSEAFAREWAPKEQELAEQILAARQLVDSVAYTSRDLVSIASLTASLQVDGHRADLVILKAARAQAAFDARRAVTPLDIAIAAELALPHRIKHGPFHQSEITVTELQEKINEMQQSGEADGEGETQDEPADSQKDPVKKKS, encoded by the coding sequence ATGCCCCGCGCTGCCTTCCCTTTTACTGCCATCGTCGGCCAAGAGCGCATGAAACGCGCCCTCATTTTGAACGCCGTGGATCAACGCATCGGCGGGGTGCTGATCCGCGGCGAGCGTGGCACGGCCAAATCTACCGCCTCGCGGGCGATGGCGGCGCTGCTGCCGGAGATCGAAGTATTTGCCGAATCGCCGTTCAATGATGACCCACAGGCCCCGGACACCTGGTCAGACTGGGTGCGTGAGCGCCAAGCCGCCGGCCAACCGCTGACGGTGACGCGCCGCAAGGTAGGGTTTGTGGATCTGCCGGTCAGCGCCACCGAAGACCGCGTGGTAGGCACGCTGGATATTGAAAAGGCGATCCAAAAAGGCGAGCGCCATTTTGAGCCGGGCGTGCTGGCCGCCGCCAACCGCGGCCTACTGTACATCGATGAAGTTAACTTGCTCGACGATCATGTCGTCGATCTGCTGCTCGACTCGGCTGCGATGGGCGTCAACATCGTCGAGCGCGAAGGGATTTCGTTTTCGCACCCGGCACGTTTTATCTTGATCGGCACGATGAACCCTGAGGAAGGCGACCTGCGCCCGCAACTGCTCGATCGCTTTGCCTTCTCGGTAGATATTGGCAGCATTCGTGAGGCACGCCAGCGCGTACAAATCATGGAACGCAATCTCAAATTCGAGCTCGACTCCGAGGCGTTCGCCCGCGAATGGGCACCCAAAGAACAAGAGCTGGCCGAGCAGATCCTGGCGGCACGCCAGTTGGTCGATTCGGTGGCCTATACTTCGCGTGACCTCGTGTCGATTGCGTCGCTGACCGCTTCGCTGCAGGTGGACGGCCATCGCGCCGATCTGGTGATCCTGAAGGCAGCGCGTGCCCAGGCCGCCTTTGATGCGCGCCGCGCCGTGACCCCGCTGGATATTGCCATTGCCGCTGAGCTGGCGCTGCCGCACCGCATCAAGCACGGGCCCTTCCACCAATCTGAGATCACGGTGACTGAGCTGCAAGAGAAGATCAATGAGATGCAGCAATCGGGCGAAGCGGATGGCGAAGGCGAAACCCAAGACGAACCCGCGGATAGCCAAAAAGACCCCGTAAAAAAAAAGAGCTAG
- a CDS encoding VWA domain-containing protein: MFNSGDARWWDGGQKVKPTQETFAPRKLANPLDKITRRRSGRRSRTRTERKRGRYIQARPAGDDLSDIAFDATLRAAAPHQKTRTEQRQHMAFAIQKQDLQRKVRVKRTANLVLFVVDASWSMAVAERMAATKGAILSLLTDAYQRRDRVGLVVFQKDRANLVLPPTNSVQLAQRALADIPVGGKTPLSAGLFLAHEVITREKRLHPDVLPLMILLTDGAGNVTLGDGAPQPEAHKLADQIAEEDIRSVVINMEHAAFDQGLADALAEHLNAPCYTLSELRAENLYQAVKAELNS, from the coding sequence ATCTTCAACTCAGGCGATGCGCGTTGGTGGGATGGCGGCCAGAAGGTAAAGCCCACCCAGGAGACCTTCGCCCCGCGTAAACTGGCCAACCCGCTGGATAAGATCACGCGGCGCCGCAGTGGCCGCCGCTCGCGCACGCGCACCGAGCGCAAACGCGGCCGCTATATTCAGGCGCGCCCTGCCGGCGATGACCTCAGCGATATTGCTTTTGACGCCACGCTGCGCGCCGCCGCACCCCACCAGAAAACGCGCACCGAACAACGCCAGCACATGGCGTTTGCCATCCAGAAGCAGGATCTGCAACGCAAGGTGCGCGTCAAGCGCACTGCGAATTTAGTCTTGTTCGTTGTCGACGCCTCCTGGTCGATGGCAGTGGCCGAGCGCATGGCCGCCACCAAAGGCGCCATCCTTTCGCTGCTGACGGATGCTTACCAGCGGCGTGACCGCGTGGGCCTGGTGGTCTTCCAGAAGGATCGCGCCAACCTGGTGCTGCCGCCGACCAACTCCGTGCAATTGGCCCAACGTGCCCTGGCGGATATTCCCGTAGGCGGCAAGACGCCGCTCTCCGCCGGCCTGTTTCTGGCGCACGAGGTCATTACGCGTGAGAAGCGCTTGCACCCGGATGTGTTGCCGCTGATGATCTTGCTGACCGATGGCGCTGGCAACGTCACCCTGGGTGATGGAGCCCCGCAGCCGGAGGCGCACAAACTGGCCGACCAGATTGCCGAAGAGGACATTCGTAGCGTAGTGATCAATATGGAGCACGCCGCCTTTGACCAAGGGTTGGCGGATGCGTTGGCCGAGCACCTGAACGCGCCCTGCTACACGCTGAGTGAATTGCGCGCCGAGAATTTGTATCAGGCAGTGAAAGCCGAGCTGAATTCCTGA
- a CDS encoding cation:proton antiporter, with the protein MHHLPLLINISIALAAAFVGGILARRVKLPAIVGYLLAGIAIGPFTPGFVGDTDTISQLAELGVIFLMFGVGLHFSFADLWKVRKIAVPGAIFQMALGTLAGYALSQLWGWSWAAGITMGLGISIASTVVLLRGLMDNNLLNTPHGRVAVGWLVLEDLATVLILILMPALAPQSGGFAVSTLGLTLVKAGAFVVLMFLVGKRFIPWLLDRIAHTRSRELFILAILVITLATALGASEIFSVSLALGAFVAGAIVSESPLSHQVGADVLPFREAFAVLFFVSVGMLVNPVFLVQNLGQVFVLTLVVVLGKVLINLLIGFVIPGQAKTFMVVAAGLSQIGEFTFIVGQAGLMLGLLDRNQYSLILAAALLSITVNPWMFRLIPKAEQWLKSIPGLWKRLDRHTAPPPSEEPAGKPVVLVGYGRVGGHLLSVLRSMDIAIKVIEADVERVELLNQEKVPVLYGDAANSEVLTHAHLEHAKALVVSVPEEAAAEMIVSAAHEINPSLPIIARAASEEGIQRLSELGASFVVHPELEGGLEMVRHTLLELGLPRREVDEYAEQVRLKRYEAMNEYSAAQPLVRNILRAIGEIEITWVEVPADSPLVGHTLAESDLRGKTGASVVAMVREQKLNANPKSSTKFQAGDRIGIIGDSVQIFAVEAYLRGGE; encoded by the coding sequence ATGCATCACCTGCCCCTGTTAATCAATATCTCGATTGCCTTGGCTGCCGCGTTTGTGGGCGGAATCCTGGCTCGCCGCGTGAAATTGCCCGCCATCGTCGGCTATTTGCTGGCGGGGATCGCCATTGGGCCCTTTACCCCCGGCTTCGTAGGCGATACCGATACGATCAGCCAGTTGGCTGAACTGGGGGTGATCTTCCTCATGTTCGGGGTGGGCCTTCATTTTTCTTTTGCTGATCTATGGAAAGTACGCAAGATCGCCGTACCCGGGGCGATCTTTCAAATGGCCCTGGGCACCCTGGCCGGCTATGCGCTTAGCCAATTATGGGGCTGGAGCTGGGCCGCCGGCATCACCATGGGCTTGGGCATTTCGATTGCCAGCACCGTGGTATTGCTGCGCGGGCTGATGGACAACAACTTGCTCAATACGCCGCATGGCCGCGTGGCGGTGGGCTGGCTGGTGCTTGAAGACCTGGCCACCGTGCTGATCCTGATCCTGATGCCTGCCTTGGCGCCGCAAAGCGGCGGCTTCGCTGTCAGTACGCTAGGGCTGACCCTGGTGAAGGCCGGCGCGTTTGTGGTGCTGATGTTCCTGGTGGGCAAGCGCTTCATCCCCTGGTTGCTCGATCGCATCGCCCACACGCGCTCCCGTGAGTTATTCATTTTGGCCATTCTGGTGATCACGCTGGCCACCGCGCTGGGCGCCTCCGAGATCTTCTCGGTGTCGCTGGCGCTGGGCGCCTTTGTCGCCGGTGCCATCGTCAGCGAGTCGCCGCTTAGCCACCAGGTGGGCGCTGACGTGCTGCCCTTCCGCGAGGCCTTCGCGGTGTTGTTCTTCGTCTCGGTAGGCATGTTGGTCAACCCGGTGTTCCTGGTTCAAAACCTGGGCCAGGTATTCGTGCTGACCTTGGTGGTGGTACTAGGCAAGGTACTGATCAACTTATTGATCGGCTTTGTGATCCCGGGCCAGGCCAAAACCTTCATGGTGGTCGCCGCGGGCTTGAGCCAAATTGGTGAGTTTACGTTTATCGTCGGCCAGGCCGGCCTGATGCTCGGCCTGCTGGATCGCAACCAGTATTCGTTGATCCTGGCCGCAGCACTACTCTCGATCACGGTCAACCCATGGATGTTCCGCTTGATCCCCAAGGCCGAGCAGTGGCTCAAGAGTATCCCGGGGCTGTGGAAGCGCCTCGATCGCCACACCGCGCCGCCGCCCTCCGAAGAGCCAGCCGGCAAGCCGGTGGTGTTGGTGGGCTACGGCCGGGTGGGAGGCCACCTGCTCTCCGTATTGCGCTCAATGGATATCGCCATCAAGGTCATCGAAGCGGATGTGGAGCGCGTGGAGCTGCTCAATCAGGAAAAGGTGCCGGTGCTGTATGGCGATGCGGCCAATTCCGAAGTGTTGACGCACGCGCACCTGGAGCACGCCAAAGCCTTGGTGGTCTCTGTACCCGAGGAGGCCGCCGCCGAGATGATCGTCAGCGCCGCTCACGAGATCAATCCGAGCCTGCCGATCATCGCCCGCGCCGCCAGCGAGGAAGGCATTCAGCGCCTTAGCGAATTAGGCGCCAGCTTTGTGGTGCATCCGGAGTTAGAAGGCGGGCTGGAGATGGTGCGCCACACCCTGTTGGAGCTGGGCCTGCCGCGCCGCGAGGTGGACGAGTACGCCGAGCAAGTGCGCCTCAAGCGCTACGAAGCGATGAACGAATACAGCGCCGCTCAGCCACTGGTGCGCAATATCTTGCGCGCCATCGGTGAGATCGAGATCACCTGGGTGGAAGTGCCGGCCGATTCGCCGCTGGTAGGGCACACGCTGGCAGAATCTGATCTGCGCGGCAAGACCGGGGCTTCGGTTGTGGCGATGGTGCGCGAGCAAAAGCTCAACGCCAATCCTAAATCGTCCACCAAGTTTCAGGCCGGCGACCGCATTGGCATCATTGGCGATTCGGTGCAGATCTTTGCGGTCGAGGCGTACTTGCGTGGCGGCGAATAG
- a CDS encoding SDR family NAD(P)-dependent oxidoreductase, which yields MPALMPAVLITGASTGIGEACALHLASQGWQVFAGVRRARDARRLAAAHANITALLLDVTKAAHITRALKTIQAARGQRGLQALVNNAGVAVAGPLEFLPINELRQQMEVNFIAPVALTQGCLPLLRSGRGRVVNVSSISGKVAAPLLVPYSASKFAIEAFSDGLRRELRPWGLPVVSIVAGSIATPIWKKTVGSADAMRQRLPRRAESLYGPMMNRGYRRAERSAARGVPVEEFAALLARILQTPRPRPRYLVGKGTWLAAGMARLLPDRWLDWLLYKTY from the coding sequence ATGCCAGCCTTGATGCCAGCCGTATTGATCACCGGAGCCTCAACCGGTATTGGAGAGGCTTGCGCGCTGCATTTGGCCAGCCAAGGATGGCAGGTGTTTGCCGGGGTGCGCCGGGCGCGCGATGCGCGCCGCCTGGCTGCCGCCCACGCCAACATTACTGCGCTTCTACTAGACGTGACGAAGGCGGCGCACATTACCCGCGCGCTTAAAACCATCCAGGCGGCGCGGGGCCAGCGAGGGCTGCAGGCCTTGGTCAATAATGCTGGAGTGGCCGTTGCCGGGCCACTGGAATTTTTGCCCATCAACGAATTGCGCCAGCAGATGGAGGTCAACTTCATTGCGCCGGTAGCGCTGACCCAAGGCTGTTTGCCACTATTGCGCTCGGGGCGCGGCCGGGTGGTCAACGTCAGCTCGATCAGCGGCAAGGTAGCCGCGCCCTTGCTGGTGCCATACTCTGCATCCAAATTTGCCATCGAAGCCTTTAGCGATGGTTTGCGCCGCGAATTGCGCCCGTGGGGGCTGCCGGTGGTTTCGATCGTGGCCGGCAGCATCGCTACGCCGATATGGAAGAAGACCGTGGGCAGCGCTGATGCAATGCGCCAGCGCCTGCCGCGCCGGGCGGAGAGCTTGTACGGGCCGATGATGAACCGCGGCTACCGCCGGGCTGAACGCTCGGCGGCGCGGGGCGTACCCGTGGAGGAGTTTGCCGCCCTGCTGGCGCGTATTTTGCAGACGCCACGCCCGCGCCCACGCTACCTGGTGGGCAAGGGCACCTGGCTGGCGGCCGGCATGGCGCGCTTGCTGCCGGATCGCTGGCTGGATTGGCTGCTGTACAAGACCTACTGA
- the tsaE gene encoding tRNA (adenosine(37)-N6)-threonylcarbamoyltransferase complex ATPase subunit type 1 TsaE yields MPILTDGASEVFSNSAEQTRRLGMQLGELLGVGDVLWLEGDLGSGKTTLVQGIAAGWGSADSVTSPTFVLVNIYRRPDRQQLAHMDAYRLESAEDAEQLDLEALIERGPLIVEWAPRIAAALPAENLRLQLTTLDETRRHILMQPKGARYAQIAQAFKATVYGNP; encoded by the coding sequence GTGCCGATCCTCACTGATGGAGCCAGCGAAGTGTTTAGCAATAGCGCCGAACAAACGCGCCGCTTGGGCATGCAGTTAGGCGAGCTGCTCGGCGTGGGCGATGTGCTCTGGCTAGAGGGCGACCTGGGCAGTGGCAAGACTACGCTAGTGCAGGGCATTGCCGCTGGCTGGGGCTCGGCGGATAGCGTCACCAGCCCAACCTTCGTCCTCGTCAATATCTACCGGCGGCCTGATCGTCAGCAGTTGGCGCACATGGATGCCTATCGGCTGGAGAGCGCCGAGGATGCTGAGCAACTCGACCTGGAGGCGCTGATCGAGCGTGGCCCGCTGATCGTCGAATGGGCGCCGCGCATTGCCGCGGCGTTGCCAGCCGAGAACTTACGCCTGCAACTGACCACACTGGATGAGACCCGCCGCCATATCTTGATGCAACCTAAAGGCGCGCGCTACGCACAAATTGCCCAGGCCTTTAAAGCCACCGTCTACGGAAATCCATGA
- the tsaB gene encoding tRNA (adenosine(37)-N6)-threonylcarbamoyltransferase complex dimerization subunit type 1 TsaB: MSLLAIDASTHNSGLAIYDGVQVRYECAWYSEQFHSVELAPAIELGLAHAGMAAKDLQAVAIAIGPGSYTGLRIGLALAKGLVLAHGLALVAVPTLDVLAQGQPVRTEPMAAVLQAGRGRLAVGWYHAEGPLWQASGAPELLSAEQLADRIQRPTYLCGELNEAERAVLGRKYKNAIIASPAWCLRRPAILAELGWQRWQAGELSDPAGLGPQYLQASDAVPQ, from the coding sequence ATGAGCTTACTTGCCATTGACGCCTCCACGCACAACAGCGGCCTGGCCATCTACGATGGCGTGCAGGTGCGCTATGAATGCGCCTGGTACAGCGAGCAGTTTCACAGTGTCGAACTTGCGCCGGCTATCGAGCTGGGGCTGGCGCATGCGGGCATGGCGGCCAAGGATCTGCAAGCAGTGGCGATCGCCATCGGGCCGGGTTCGTATACCGGGCTGCGCATCGGCCTGGCGCTGGCCAAGGGGCTGGTGCTGGCACACGGGCTGGCACTTGTGGCGGTGCCCACGCTGGATGTGCTGGCGCAGGGGCAGCCCGTGCGTACAGAGCCGATGGCGGCGGTGTTGCAAGCCGGCCGCGGCCGCCTGGCGGTGGGCTGGTATCACGCCGAAGGGCCACTCTGGCAGGCTTCTGGGGCGCCGGAGCTGCTGAGCGCTGAGCAACTAGCGGACCGCATCCAGCGCCCGACGTATCTGTGTGGCGAACTCAACGAGGCCGAACGGGCTGTCTTGGGGCGCAAGTACAAAAACGCCATCATCGCCAGCCCGGCGTGGTGCTTGCGCCGCCCGGCGATATTGGCTGAGCTGGGCTGGCAGCGTTGGCAGGCCGGCGAACTGAGCGACCCTGCCGGGCTGGGGCCGCAGTATTTGCAAGCCAGCGACGCGGTTCCGCAATGA
- the rimI gene encoding ribosomal protein S18-alanine N-acetyltransferase — protein MTPSLHIRPMRLHDVEAVHALEEQIFPTPWSLNSYRFEVEQNTASHAWVVEVNGGASSGAIAAYAVCWLLAGEEFHIANIAVAPAYRRQGLGRRLLTHVLQAGAQLGAHTAALEVRASNLAAQALYSQFGFEVAAVRKGYYQDNHEDAWLMVQPALAAFVASASA, from the coding sequence ATGACACCTTCGTTGCACATCCGCCCGATGCGGCTGCACGATGTAGAAGCAGTGCATGCCCTCGAAGAGCAAATCTTCCCTACGCCTTGGTCGCTAAACAGCTATCGCTTTGAGGTGGAGCAAAACACCGCCTCGCACGCCTGGGTAGTCGAGGTGAATGGTGGCGCCAGCTCCGGCGCGATCGCTGCGTATGCGGTCTGCTGGTTGCTGGCCGGCGAGGAGTTTCACATCGCCAACATTGCCGTGGCACCCGCCTACCGGCGCCAGGGTTTGGGCCGCCGCTTGCTCACCCACGTATTGCAGGCCGGCGCCCAACTCGGCGCGCACACTGCGGCGCTGGAGGTGCGTGCCAGCAACCTGGCCGCCCAGGCACTTTATTCCCAATTTGGTTTTGAAGTGGCTGCGGTGCGCAAAGGCTATTACCAGGATAATCATGAAGATGCCTGGCTGATGGTGCAGCCTGCGCTGGCGGCCTTCGTTGCCTCTGCTTCTGCTTAA
- a CDS encoding nucleotide sugar dehydrogenase — protein sequence MTTLRAELEQKLSERRARMAVLGMGYVGLPLAVVFAEAGFDVTGIDPDPRKMDALSQGHSYIGDIPSAQVAALVKDGRLHASASFEPLADMDAVSICVPTPLRKTGDPDLSFILSATEQLAKYLHPGMVIVLESTTYPGTTRELVLEKLESTSGLKAGQDFFLAFSPERVDPGREDWTTVNMPKVIGGITAACGQVAAHWYGQALETVIPVSSAEVAEMAKLLENTFRMVNIGLVNEMAIMCQRLGVDVWEVIDAAATKPFGFMKFTPGPGLGGHCIPIDPLYLSWKLKSLNYTARFIELASEINTNMPRHVVSRVQEALNEHGKALNGSQVLVIGAAYKPDIDDLRESPALDIIGLLQEKKAKVSYHDPYIPHLEHDGWALDSVADVLAAARKADVVVLVTNHSQYDYPALLESAKLVVDTRNAFGAAAKENPKVVKL from the coding sequence ATGACCACACTTCGTGCTGAGTTGGAACAAAAATTAAGCGAACGCCGCGCGCGCATGGCCGTGCTGGGGATGGGCTATGTCGGCCTGCCTTTGGCGGTAGTGTTTGCTGAAGCGGGCTTTGACGTCACCGGGATTGACCCTGATCCACGTAAGATGGACGCGCTCAGCCAGGGCCATTCCTATATTGGCGATATTCCCAGTGCGCAGGTGGCGGCGCTGGTCAAGGATGGCCGGCTGCATGCCAGCGCCAGCTTTGAACCACTGGCGGATATGGATGCGGTCAGCATTTGTGTGCCCACGCCGCTGCGCAAGACCGGCGATCCGGATCTCTCTTTCATTCTCTCCGCTACCGAACAACTGGCTAAATACCTGCACCCCGGCATGGTGATCGTGCTCGAATCGACCACCTACCCCGGCACCACGCGTGAGCTGGTGTTGGAGAAGTTGGAATCGACCAGTGGGCTGAAAGCGGGCCAGGATTTCTTCCTGGCCTTCTCGCCGGAGCGTGTGGACCCCGGCCGCGAGGACTGGACCACGGTGAATATGCCCAAGGTCATCGGTGGCATCACCGCGGCCTGCGGCCAGGTGGCGGCGCACTGGTACGGCCAGGCGCTCGAAACCGTCATCCCGGTCAGCTCGGCAGAAGTGGCCGAGATGGCCAAGCTGCTCGAGAACACCTTCCGCATGGTCAACATCGGCTTGGTGAACGAAATGGCGATCATGTGCCAGCGCCTGGGGGTGGATGTGTGGGAAGTGATCGACGCCGCCGCCACCAAACCCTTCGGCTTCATGAAGTTCACCCCCGGCCCCGGCCTGGGTGGGCACTGTATCCCGATCGACCCCTTGTATCTTTCATGGAAGCTGAAATCGCTCAACTACACGGCGCGCTTCATTGAATTGGCGTCTGAGATCAACACCAATATGCCGCGCCATGTGGTGAGCCGCGTGCAGGAGGCCCTGAACGAGCACGGCAAGGCGCTCAACGGTAGCCAGGTGCTGGTGATCGGTGCGGCGTACAAACCGGATATTGATGATCTGCGTGAATCCCCGGCGCTGGATATTATCGGCCTGTTGCAGGAGAAAAAGGCCAAGGTCAGTTATCACGATCCTTACATTCCCCACCTGGAGCATGATGGCTGGGCTCTGGATAGCGTGGCAGATGTGCTCGCCGCAGCGCGCAAGGCCGATGTCGTTGTACTGGTCACCAATCACAGCCAGTATGACTACCCGGCACTGTTGGAGAGCGCCAAACTGGTAGTGGACACGCGCAACGCCTTCGGTGCGGCGGCCAAAGAGAACCCTAAGGTGGTCAAGCTCTAG
- a CDS encoding GDP-mannose 4,6-dehydratase: MATYLVSGAAGFIAARVSALLLQDGHHVVGVDDLNDSYDVRMKQHRLDALQTHSQFEFHHMDIAERDKVAALGRPYDAVINLAARAGVRDSVRDPWVYIAANMVGTTNLLELCKTHGVPKFILASTSSIYGNDAPLPTPETAESSRPLQPYAASKKGAEAMCHAYHYLHGIDVSVVRYFTVYGPAGRPNMSMFRFMQWINEGQPVLVNGDGEQMRGFTYLDDIARGTILALKPLGYEIINLGGHETISINQLITMIETALDKKATIEHRPFDKADMMANWADVSKAGQLLGWEPAVGLQEGIARMVAWYRQEHAWASQINTD, from the coding sequence GTGGCTACCTATTTAGTGAGCGGCGCGGCGGGCTTCATCGCCGCGCGGGTGAGCGCACTCCTGCTGCAGGATGGGCATCACGTCGTAGGCGTGGATGACCTCAACGATTCCTATGATGTGCGCATGAAGCAGCATCGCCTGGACGCGTTGCAAACACACAGCCAGTTTGAATTCCATCATATGGATATTGCCGAGCGGGACAAGGTGGCCGCCCTGGGCCGCCCCTATGATGCGGTGATCAATCTGGCGGCGCGTGCCGGCGTGCGTGATAGCGTGCGTGACCCGTGGGTTTATATCGCCGCTAACATGGTGGGCACCACCAACTTGCTGGAGTTGTGCAAGACGCACGGCGTGCCCAAGTTCATCCTGGCGTCCACCTCAAGCATTTATGGCAATGATGCTCCGCTGCCCACACCCGAAACGGCGGAGAGCAGCCGCCCGCTGCAGCCGTATGCGGCCAGCAAAAAGGGCGCCGAGGCGATGTGCCACGCCTATCACTATCTGCACGGGATCGATGTCTCGGTCGTGCGCTACTTCACCGTCTACGGCCCGGCGGGCCGCCCGAATATGTCCATGTTCCGCTTTATGCAGTGGATCAATGAAGGCCAGCCTGTACTCGTGAACGGCGATGGCGAGCAAATGCGCGGCTTCACCTATTTAGATGATATTGCGCGCGGTACGATCCTGGCATTGAAGCCGCTGGGCTACGAGATCATCAACCTGGGCGGGCACGAGACCATCTCGATCAACCAGTTGATCACGATGATCGAAACTGCGTTGGATAAGAAGGCCACGATTGAGCACCGCCCCTTCGATAAGGCCGACATGATGGCCAATTGGGCAGATGTCAGCAAGGCTGGCCAGCTACTGGGCTGGGAGCCGGCGGTGGGCCTGCAGGAGGGCATTGCCCGCATGGTGGCCTGGTACCGCCAGGAGCATGCCTGGGCCAGCCAGATCAACACGGACTGA